The window CCCACAATTAAGTCTTTCAGCACAGTTGCAATTTTATCTAACTTTATGACTGATTCTACTTTCAATCCTGACTTTCCAAAACCAGGTGATTTCTTTGCTATTAAAACATCTACTTCAGAAAGTTCAGATGGGACTTTTGATGATATGAAAGCCAAGATTACATCTTTTTCGCCTTCGTAAATCACTAAAGCCGGTCTT of the Candidatus Methanoperedens sp. genome contains:
- a CDS encoding type II toxin-antitoxin system PemK/MazF family toxin is translated as MKGKIVLVPFPFTDLTAAKLRPALVIYEGEKDVILAFISSKVPSELSEVDVLIAKKSPGFGKSGLKVESVIKLDKIATVLKDLIVGELGELEKELRQEVNQKLPKVLEI